The following are encoded together in the Ignavibacteriales bacterium genome:
- the der gene encoding ribosome biogenesis GTPase Der yields MKTPIVAIVGRPNVGKSTLFNRLIGKRDAIVDDQSGVTRDRNYSDVEWNGKVFRLIDTGGYVPDSKDLFETAIREQVQLAVNEADTVLFMVDSRSGLLPVEREIFNMLRTSGKKFLVIVNKVDSEKFESSANEFYNLGVENIFAVSALVGRNIGDLLDVIVEPFPVHSQIEEDKIIKIAIVGRPNVGKSSLTNALLGADRSIVTDVPGTTRDSLDSTLKYYGQELILVDTAGLRKKKKVQESVEYFSTLRSLKAISEADVVIILIDASVGFEKQDQKIIDEAERRKKGIILAINKWDLIEKETNTSREFELDIKQKLGALDYVPIIFISALTKQRIYKLVDLCIRLYNERNKKISTSDLNEKLMAEIERFPPPATGTGKEIKIKYVTQGGDKYPVFLFFSNFPKYVPDNYKRFLENSIRKIFGFEGIPLTLSFRQK; encoded by the coding sequence ATGAAAACACCAATTGTAGCAATAGTCGGAAGACCAAACGTAGGTAAGTCCACCCTTTTTAACCGGTTGATTGGAAAGCGGGATGCCATCGTTGACGATCAAAGCGGCGTTACTCGTGATAGAAATTATTCTGATGTGGAGTGGAATGGAAAAGTATTCAGGTTGATTGATACGGGTGGATATGTCCCTGATTCAAAAGATCTTTTTGAAACCGCTATCCGTGAACAAGTTCAACTTGCCGTAAATGAAGCAGACACAGTTTTATTTATGGTTGATTCACGGTCGGGACTGCTTCCGGTTGAGAGAGAAATTTTCAACATGCTTAGAACATCAGGGAAAAAATTTCTTGTCATTGTAAATAAAGTTGATTCTGAAAAATTTGAATCGTCGGCGAATGAGTTTTACAATCTTGGTGTTGAAAATATTTTTGCTGTTTCTGCATTGGTCGGTAGAAATATTGGGGATTTGCTTGATGTAATTGTTGAACCTTTTCCGGTTCACAGTCAAATAGAGGAAGATAAAATTATAAAAATTGCAATTGTTGGAAGACCGAACGTCGGAAAATCATCGCTTACAAACGCATTACTTGGAGCAGATCGAAGTATTGTTACCGATGTTCCTGGAACTACAAGAGACAGTTTGGATTCAACTCTAAAATACTATGGGCAGGAATTAATTTTAGTTGATACTGCCGGTTTACGAAAAAAGAAAAAAGTGCAGGAAAGTGTAGAATATTTTTCAACCTTAAGAAGTCTCAAAGCAATTTCTGAAGCTGATGTGGTGATAATTTTAATTGATGCTTCAGTTGGATTTGAAAAGCAGGATCAAAAAATAATTGATGAAGCAGAACGACGGAAAAAAGGAATAATCCTCGCAATAAATAAGTGGGATCTGATTGAAAAGGAAACAAACACTTCGCGCGAGTTTGAATTGGATATCAAACAAAAACTTGGAGCGCTGGATTATGTTCCCATCATCTTTATCTCCGCTCTTACTAAGCAAAGAATTTACAAGCTTGTGGATTTGTGCATCCGGTTATACAATGAACGCAACAAAAAAATTAGTACGTCCGACCTGAATGAAAAACTTATGGCTGAGATAGAGAGATTTCCCCCTCCTGCTACAGGTACAGGTAAAGAAATAAAAATCAAATATGTTACCCAAGGAGGCGACAAGTATCCAGTGTTTTTATTTTTTAGCAACTTTCCTAAATATGTCCCTGATAATTATAAACGATTTCTCGAAAATAGTATAAGAAAAATTTTTGGTTTTGAAGGAATACCTTTAACACTTAGTTTCAGGCAAAAATAA
- the ruvX gene encoding Holliday junction resolvase RuvX translates to MSENLPIEYKRILAIDYGERRIGTALSDPLKIFSYPFKTLINDNSIWKELGKIILEQDVFSIVLGIPSDEDKPGSIHNKILKFKLDLESKFKLEVKLWDETFTSVIAFEKVLESVNKKSKRRDKGLIDNNSAAIILQEFLEKLKK, encoded by the coding sequence ATGAGTGAAAACCTTCCGATAGAATACAAGAGAATCTTAGCAATCGATTATGGAGAAAGGAGAATTGGTACAGCGCTTTCAGATCCGCTTAAAATATTTTCTTACCCTTTTAAAACTTTAATTAATGATAATTCTATTTGGAAAGAATTGGGAAAGATCATTTTAGAGCAGGATGTTTTTTCGATTGTACTTGGTATTCCATCAGATGAGGATAAGCCCGGATCTATTCATAACAAAATTTTAAAATTTAAATTGGATTTGGAAAGTAAGTTTAAACTTGAAGTAAAACTTTGGGATGAAACATTCACTTCTGTCATTGCGTTTGAGAAAGTGCTTGAATCAGTAAATAAAAAATCAAAACGACGGGATAAAGGTTTGATTGATAATAATTCAGCGGCAATTATTCTTCAGGAATTTCTTGAAAAGCTTAAAAAATAA
- a CDS encoding sulfite exporter TauE/SafE family protein produces MMAAELIIFSIAVGIGAGILIGMLGIGGGIVFVPFFYFILPSFGITQESIPYFAIGTSLLSGAIATSYSAVNHFLKKNLNLKKAIILSAGSVIASILTPYFVVHTNASILHGIFAVVFIFVALRMLFFNGSNNKSSKKIILPKLYLFGFGLIIGTVSAFSGIGGGLLYFPTLVYLFNTDIKPAIGTSSFATAATMIFSALSFSQQQNNFSIEGSIGYILIVPGLLLGVFASIGSYFGIKLAINSKDKLIKKIFAVVLIIAVLKIILGI; encoded by the coding sequence TTGATGGCCGCAGAACTAATTATTTTTTCGATCGCAGTTGGAATTGGTGCGGGTATATTAATTGGTATGCTTGGAATAGGGGGCGGCATTGTCTTCGTCCCATTTTTTTATTTTATTCTTCCCTCCTTTGGCATCACTCAAGAATCCATCCCTTATTTCGCTATTGGGACATCGTTATTATCCGGGGCAATAGCAACTTCATATTCTGCGGTTAACCATTTTCTAAAGAAAAATCTTAATCTCAAAAAGGCTATTATACTTTCTGCCGGTAGTGTAATTGCATCTATTTTGACTCCATATTTTGTAGTTCATACAAATGCTTCAATTTTGCATGGAATATTTGCTGTCGTTTTTATTTTCGTAGCGCTTAGAATGTTATTTTTTAATGGCTCCAATAATAAATCAAGCAAAAAAATAATTTTACCAAAATTATATTTATTTGGATTTGGTTTGATAATCGGGACAGTTTCTGCTTTTTCGGGGATAGGGGGTGGATTATTGTACTTTCCAACTCTTGTTTATTTATTTAATACAGATATTAAACCGGCAATTGGGACATCTTCGTTTGCAACGGCAGCAACTATGATTTTTTCGGCACTTTCTTTCAGTCAGCAACAAAATAATTTTTCTATAGAAGGCAGCATTGGATATATATTGATCGTCCCGGGTCTGCTATTAGGTGTGTTCGCTTCAATTGGGAGCTATTTTGGGATAAAATTGGCTATTAATTCAAAAGACAAACTCATAAAAAAAATATTTGCTGTTGTTTTGATTATAGCTGTACTTAAAATAATTTTAGGTATATGA
- a CDS encoding TAT-variant-translocated molybdopterin oxidoreductase, whose protein sequence is MSDLYNKNEQNTPDENYWRSFKELHSDKEFIEATHKEFSEEQQNSFDLKELSHLSRRKFLALLGASAALAGAGCSDYRDKGEIIPYTDKPEEIIAGVPNYYASTCTSCNSACGILIKTREGRPIKVDGNPDHPVSQGKICAKGQASILSLYDPERISTPKLKSEFGFTDITWKQSDDAIIKILDFAGSNEIALISHKILSPTTKKLLNDFTAKYPTAKIYSYELFNEEIKNSAWKKCYGDGFYPLIKWNEAKIILSLEGDFLGTEQDKVETTRMFSESRDVNDLNKFSRLYVVEGNLSLTGMNADYRFRLRPDAQLEFVLCLLKELSIHGISAGGLNLANYSLNAFAKKYSLNENKLKLLVKDLIANRGKSIIYAGSTLPEDIHLAVNYLNDLLGSKNLYRTDSTQNDIIPLSNNAELNDLVLNMRAGKVACLINLNSNPIYHLPEDLGFQDGLKNVPTIISLVESVNETSELSKYVLPINHDFESWGDFEVRNNFISLQQPVIAPLQNTRQKEAILLTWVGGDTNLYNDKIYHDYLIKRWEAEIYPQLNSVMSFKQFWFASLHDGVVKHTSSNLTIGDFNTSILNEVNTTLRNLSAYVLILKNSYTIGDGRFANNGFLQELPHPVSKITWDNYAAVSEKTAKENGLGENDLVSISVDGRKLEIPVFVQPGCADNTISIELGYGRTAAGIVGTGVGFNANVLCSHKANSSKIYSLGKIAKAAGTYELASTQEHHAFDNELTKDIEKKRKIIQEGTVALYSKDKKFLKKNNEHELESVYDPHPYPGLKWGMSIDLNKCTGCSECITACNVENNVPVVGKDQILKSREMMWLRIDRYYSGEINEPQVSNMPMLCQHCDQAPCENVCPVVATNHSPDGLNQMVYNRCVGTRYCSNNCPYKVRRFNFFNFRDHFRDGYQEGELLSLMFNPEVTVRSRGVMEKCTFCVQRISEARAEATRNGRPIKGSDVRTACQDACGTNAIQFGDINNKEEEFYKYRNHDLGYYVLEELNVKPNVTYIARLRNTHREEV, encoded by the coding sequence ATGTCTGATCTTTACAATAAAAATGAACAAAACACACCCGATGAAAATTATTGGAGAAGTTTTAAAGAGCTTCATAGCGATAAGGAATTTATTGAAGCAACACACAAAGAATTTTCTGAAGAACAACAAAATAGTTTTGACCTGAAGGAACTTTCGCACCTTTCTCGACGCAAATTTTTAGCATTGCTTGGCGCTTCGGCTGCTCTTGCCGGCGCAGGTTGTTCTGATTATAGAGATAAAGGGGAAATTATTCCATATACCGATAAACCCGAAGAGATCATTGCAGGCGTTCCAAATTATTATGCTTCCACCTGTACAAGTTGCAACAGTGCTTGCGGTATTTTAATTAAAACACGAGAAGGACGACCAATTAAGGTTGATGGTAATCCTGATCATCCGGTCAGTCAGGGTAAAATTTGCGCAAAGGGGCAGGCAAGCATTCTTAGCCTCTATGACCCTGAAAGAATTTCTACACCTAAATTGAAATCAGAATTTGGATTTACCGATATTACCTGGAAGCAATCTGATGATGCAATTATAAAAATTCTTGACTTTGCCGGTTCAAATGAAATTGCTTTGATCTCCCACAAAATTTTATCGCCCACAACTAAAAAGTTACTTAACGATTTTACCGCGAAGTATCCAACAGCAAAAATTTATTCTTACGAACTTTTTAATGAGGAAATCAAAAACTCGGCATGGAAAAAATGTTACGGTGATGGATTTTACCCGTTGATAAAATGGAATGAAGCTAAAATAATTCTTTCTCTTGAAGGCGACTTCCTCGGAACTGAACAAGACAAAGTTGAAACCACAAGAATGTTTTCTGAAAGCAGAGACGTTAATGATCTAAATAAGTTTAGCCGCTTATATGTTGTGGAAGGAAATCTTTCGCTTACAGGAATGAATGCTGATTATAGATTTCGACTTAGACCCGATGCTCAACTTGAATTTGTGCTTTGTCTATTAAAAGAATTATCCATTCATGGCATATCAGCCGGTGGTTTAAATCTTGCCAACTATTCGCTAAATGCTTTTGCGAAAAAATATTCACTAAATGAAAATAAACTGAAACTTTTAGTCAAAGATTTAATTGCAAATAGAGGTAAGTCTATTATTTACGCAGGCAGTACTTTACCTGAAGATATTCACCTCGCTGTAAATTATTTAAACGATCTGCTCGGCAGCAAAAACTTATATCGGACCGACTCAACTCAAAATGATATTATTCCGCTTTCAAATAATGCTGAATTAAATGACTTAGTCCTGAACATGAGAGCAGGAAAAGTAGCTTGTTTAATAAATCTAAATTCAAATCCAATTTATCATTTACCTGAAGATCTGGGATTTCAAGATGGATTAAAAAATGTCCCAACTATAATCAGTCTGGTTGAATCAGTAAATGAGACTTCAGAATTATCTAAGTATGTTTTACCCATTAACCATGATTTTGAATCGTGGGGTGACTTTGAAGTGCGAAATAATTTTATTTCACTTCAACAGCCTGTAATTGCGCCACTTCAAAATACAAGACAAAAAGAAGCCATCCTTTTAACCTGGGTCGGGGGAGATACAAATCTATACAATGATAAAATTTATCATGATTATTTGATAAAGCGATGGGAAGCGGAAATCTATCCTCAACTGAATTCCGTGATGAGTTTTAAACAATTCTGGTTTGCAAGTCTCCATGATGGAGTTGTTAAACATACAAGTTCTAATTTAACCATCGGCGATTTTAACACTTCAATATTAAATGAAGTTAACACTACTTTAAGAAATTTAAGTGCTTATGTTTTAATATTGAAAAATAGCTATACAATTGGGGATGGAAGATTTGCCAATAATGGATTTCTTCAAGAATTACCTCATCCGGTTTCAAAAATTACGTGGGATAATTATGCTGCGGTTTCAGAAAAAACTGCAAAGGAAAATGGACTTGGTGAAAATGATTTAGTTTCAATTTCCGTTGATGGAAGGAAACTTGAGATCCCTGTTTTCGTTCAGCCTGGATGTGCTGATAATACTATTTCAATTGAATTAGGTTACGGAAGAACAGCCGCCGGAATTGTTGGAACCGGTGTTGGCTTTAATGCTAATGTACTTTGCTCACACAAAGCTAATTCATCAAAAATTTATAGCTTGGGTAAAATCGCGAAAGCCGCAGGAACTTACGAGCTTGCCTCAACTCAGGAGCACCATGCTTTTGATAATGAATTAACAAAGGACATCGAAAAGAAAAGAAAGATCATTCAGGAAGGGACAGTAGCACTTTATTCTAAAGATAAAAAATTCCTGAAAAAAAATAACGAACACGAATTAGAAAGTGTATATGATCCTCATCCTTATCCCGGTTTAAAATGGGGAATGTCCATTGATCTGAATAAATGTACGGGCTGCAGCGAATGTATCACCGCTTGCAACGTTGAAAATAATGTTCCGGTTGTCGGGAAAGATCAGATTCTTAAAAGCCGCGAAATGATGTGGCTACGTATTGACAGATATTATTCGGGTGAAATTAATGAGCCGCAAGTAAGTAATATGCCAATGCTTTGTCAGCATTGCGATCAAGCTCCTTGCGAAAATGTTTGTCCGGTTGTTGCTACTAACCATAGTCCGGACGGATTAAATCAAATGGTCTATAACCGCTGTGTCGGTACTCGGTACTGTTCAAATAACTGTCCTTACAAAGTCAGAAGGTTTAACTTCTTCAACTTCCGTGATCATTTTAGGGATGGCTATCAGGAAGGTGAATTACTATCGCTTATGTTTAATCCAGAAGTAACTGTTAGATCACGCGGGGTGATGGAAAAATGTACGTTTTGCGTTCAACGAATTAGTGAAGCTCGCGCTGAAGCTACAAGGAATGGCAGACCGATCAAAGGCTCGGATGTGCGCACCGCCTGTCAGGATGCCTGCGGTACAAATGCAATTCAATTCGGCGATATCAATAATAAGGAAGAAGAATTTTATAAATATAGGAATCATGATCTTGGCTATTATGTACTTGAAGAGCTTAATGTTAAACCAAACGTTACATATATAGCCAGACTCAGAAATACTCATAGGGAGGAAGTTTAG
- a CDS encoding S41 family peptidase — MKKEFWSKIITAMFVIVIFSGFFSGNDDVYLKISKNIDLFTRIYKEIALSYVDDVDPEEFMKAGINGMLQTLDPYTVFIDEDKKEDIDLMTNGKYGGVGISIGVRGDDVTVTEVMDGYSAQRQGIRVGDILIKAADKKISSENVDDISSLVKGEPGTTVQIEITRNEKKDTLIFNLIREEVILKNLTYSGFFPENSGNVYLKLSNFSRTAADEIKSAIKQLSAQKNIESIVLDLRGNPGGLLDVAVDICDKFLQKDLLIVTTKGREEFAEKKYFSEQEPIADDPKLVVLIDGGSASASEIVAGAIQDHDRGIIVGTKSFGKGLVQTISPIGINTSLKITTAKYYTPSGRCIQKIDYSNKNDDKLNENKFNAEAFTTDNNRTVFSAGGITPDSTVEFQIQGGITKDLLAKGLFFQFADAYYYAHTDQKFDNLQPKTLLKDFGKYLSEQDYLYHSDTEKQIDKIISEMNKAELDKQTENDLRKIQERIAKVDEESFKKYESEILLEIKSELGVRYLGASEKVKMMLEVDPQFQTAYRILNSQNLYKKLLHSN; from the coding sequence ATGAAAAAAGAATTTTGGTCTAAAATAATTACCGCTATGTTCGTCATTGTAATATTTTCCGGATTTTTTAGTGGCAACGACGATGTCTATTTGAAAATTTCAAAGAACATTGATCTGTTCACCAGAATTTATAAAGAAATTGCACTTAGTTATGTGGACGATGTTGATCCTGAAGAATTTATGAAAGCAGGTATTAATGGAATGCTTCAAACTTTAGATCCTTATACTGTTTTTATTGATGAAGATAAAAAAGAGGATATTGATCTTATGACGAACGGTAAGTATGGAGGAGTAGGAATTTCGATTGGCGTTCGTGGCGATGATGTAACAGTCACGGAAGTAATGGATGGTTATTCCGCTCAAAGGCAAGGAATTAGAGTCGGAGATATTTTAATTAAGGCTGCGGATAAAAAAATTTCATCTGAAAATGTTGATGATATTTCATCCCTCGTTAAGGGTGAGCCTGGTACGACCGTTCAAATAGAGATTACAAGGAATGAGAAAAAAGACACTTTGATTTTTAATTTGATTCGCGAAGAAGTAATTCTTAAAAATTTAACTTACTCCGGTTTCTTTCCCGAAAACAGTGGAAATGTTTATTTGAAATTATCTAACTTTAGTAGAACTGCAGCCGACGAAATTAAAAGTGCAATCAAGCAGTTGAGTGCTCAGAAAAATATCGAATCAATCGTTCTTGATTTAAGAGGGAACCCCGGCGGGTTGCTCGATGTAGCAGTTGACATCTGTGATAAATTTTTACAAAAAGATCTTTTAATTGTTACTACAAAAGGCAGAGAAGAATTTGCAGAAAAAAAATATTTTTCCGAGCAGGAACCGATCGCCGACGATCCTAAACTTGTTGTCCTTATTGATGGTGGTAGCGCTTCTGCCTCTGAAATTGTTGCCGGTGCCATTCAAGATCATGATAGGGGAATTATTGTAGGAACAAAATCTTTTGGAAAGGGTCTTGTGCAAACCATTTCTCCGATTGGAATAAATACATCACTTAAAATCACTACTGCCAAATATTACACACCAAGCGGAAGATGTATTCAGAAAATTGATTACTCAAATAAAAATGATGATAAGTTGAATGAAAATAAATTCAATGCGGAAGCTTTTACTACTGATAATAACCGCACTGTTTTTAGCGCCGGAGGAATCACACCCGATTCCACGGTTGAATTTCAAATCCAAGGCGGCATAACAAAAGATTTACTTGCAAAAGGATTATTCTTTCAATTCGCTGATGCATATTACTACGCACATACGGATCAAAAGTTTGATAATCTTCAACCGAAAACTTTACTGAAAGATTTCGGGAAATATCTTTCCGAACAGGATTATCTTTATCATTCGGATACTGAAAAACAAATAGATAAAATAATTTCTGAAATGAATAAAGCTGAGCTGGATAAGCAAACCGAAAATGATCTGAGGAAAATTCAAGAAAGAATCGCTAAAGTTGATGAGGAATCTTTTAAAAAATATGAAAGCGAAATTTTACTTGAAATTAAAAGCGAATTGGGAGTAAGGTACCTTGGTGCGTCTGAAAAAGTAAAAATGATGCTTGAAGTTGATCCACAATTTCAAACTGCTTATAGAATTTTGAACAGTCAAAATCTTTATAAAAAACTGCTGCACTCAAATTGA
- the tmk gene encoding dTMP kinase, protein MISDRFHDSSIAYQAYGRGIDIEVVKKVQQLAIGNTIPDLTFLIDIPVEISHQRKKKSGRAELDRIENSETSFFQKVRQGYLLIASEEKRFRVIDGTKSVADIHEKIIKEIKA, encoded by the coding sequence GTGATTTCAGATAGATTTCACGATTCATCAATTGCTTATCAAGCTTATGGTAGAGGAATTGATATTGAAGTTGTGAAAAAAGTTCAACAACTTGCAATTGGAAATACTATCCCTGATTTAACTTTTCTAATTGATATACCGGTTGAAATATCTCATCAACGGAAAAAAAAATCAGGAAGAGCTGAACTTGACCGGATAGAAAATTCAGAAACTTCTTTCTTTCAAAAAGTACGACAAGGTTACCTTCTGATAGCATCCGAAGAAAAAAGATTTCGTGTAATAGACGGTACAAAATCAGTGGCAGATATCCACGAAAAAATAATAAAAGAAATTAAAGCTTGA
- a CDS encoding BMC domain-containing protein — MDQIIGILETKGLIPAVAAVDSVLKNTDATFLGFEFIGDGVVVSKFSAPPVSIDFVLKEAKEQAEKNEGYIASVSINIDNERIQKILLNSKRFNSHKIPDEIAVKKIAPSFVKNNDSLDENINSEINIPPIKIKKTVKQPEPVKSRQKAEQSTTKEENLSNHSETIERLKREALGPIYKKEDLKNEPSVEKELPIDPENMNVHELRHYVRGIKNFPIKGRQISRANRDELIDHYKSLQD; from the coding sequence ATGGACCAAATCATCGGAATATTAGAGACAAAAGGGTTAATCCCGGCTGTGGCTGCCGTTGACTCTGTGCTAAAAAATACTGACGCTACTTTCCTTGGCTTCGAATTTATAGGGGACGGGGTTGTTGTCTCAAAATTTTCAGCTCCGCCTGTTTCTATTGATTTTGTTTTGAAAGAAGCTAAAGAACAAGCTGAAAAAAACGAAGGTTACATCGCCTCAGTTTCTATTAATATTGATAATGAAAGAATTCAAAAGATATTATTGAATAGTAAACGATTTAACTCTCACAAAATTCCCGATGAAATCGCTGTCAAAAAAATAGCCCCATCCTTTGTAAAAAATAATGATTCATTGGATGAGAATATTAATTCGGAGATAAATATCCCGCCAATTAAAATTAAAAAAACTGTTAAGCAGCCCGAGCCGGTAAAATCCAGACAAAAAGCCGAGCAAAGCACAACGAAAGAAGAAAATTTATCAAATCATTCTGAAACGATTGAAAGATTAAAACGAGAAGCATTGGGCCCAATTTATAAAAAGGAAGATCTAAAAAACGAGCCTTCCGTGGAAAAAGAACTACCAATTGACCCTGAAAATATGAATGTTCATGAATTGCGGCACTATGTAAGAGGCATTAAAAATTTTCCAATTAAGGGACGCCAAATCTCACGTGCCAATAGAGATGAATTAATTGATCATTATAAATCACTTCAAGATTAG
- a CDS encoding cytochrome c3 family protein has protein sequence MKKQFLDYVLRNRLPVLVFVILASFALTYFASRAERDSVGYSPVQPILFSHQLHAGQMKIDCQYCHIGVEKSRHAMIPSVATCMNCHSVARKDKPEIIKLTSYYKENKPLPWKRIHKVPEYAYFNHSVHVNKGIDCTACHGPVNQMDKVSQVSSFTMGSCLNCHRNAHTTLPDLKNVNLGPQYCSACHR, from the coding sequence ATGAAAAAACAATTTTTGGATTATGTACTTCGCAATCGTCTGCCAGTTCTCGTCTTCGTGATTCTTGCTTCGTTTGCGTTAACTTATTTCGCTTCCAGAGCAGAAAGAGACAGCGTCGGGTATTCACCGGTGCAGCCGATTCTTTTCTCCCATCAATTACATGCCGGGCAGATGAAAATTGACTGTCAGTATTGCCATATTGGAGTAGAAAAATCCCGTCACGCTATGATCCCTTCAGTCGCAACTTGTATGAATTGTCATTCTGTTGCGCGAAAGGATAAACCCGAAATAATAAAATTAACCTCTTACTATAAAGAGAATAAGCCGCTTCCGTGGAAACGCATTCATAAGGTTCCGGAGTATGCTTACTTCAACCATAGTGTTCATGTGAATAAAGGAATTGATTGTACCGCTTGTCATGGACCTGTAAATCAAATGGACAAGGTTTCACAAGTCAGTTCTTTCACAATGGGGAGCTGTTTAAATTGTCATCGTAATGCTCATACAACATTGCCGGATTTAAAAAATGTAAATCTGGGACCGCAATATTGTTCAGCCTGTCACAGATAA
- the upp gene encoding uracil phosphoribosyltransferase, which translates to MSNINNNLKLIEHPLVKRDLTIIRDKNTSTENFREAVKRISNILAAEISINFETIQIKIETPLEKTNGYKLLHDVVLVPVLRAGLGMVNGFLELIPDAKVGHIGLQRNEETLEPVEYYYKTPKNINDSMVILLDPMLATGGSASEAIKYLKQRSASKIIFACIVAAPEGVSKLQHDHPDIKIFAAALDRKLNNKGYILPGLGDAGDRTFGTL; encoded by the coding sequence ATGAGTAATATCAATAATAACTTAAAGCTGATTGAGCATCCACTCGTCAAAAGAGATTTAACAATTATTCGGGATAAAAATACGAGCACTGAAAATTTTAGAGAAGCCGTTAAACGAATTTCAAATATTCTTGCTGCCGAAATCTCAATTAATTTTGAAACAATCCAGATTAAAATTGAAACACCGCTCGAAAAAACCAATGGATATAAACTTTTACACGATGTTGTTCTTGTTCCTGTATTACGAGCAGGGCTTGGAATGGTAAATGGTTTTTTAGAATTAATCCCCGATGCAAAAGTCGGGCACATCGGGTTACAAAGAAATGAAGAAACTTTAGAACCAGTAGAATATTATTATAAAACACCAAAGAACATTAATGATTCAATGGTCATTCTCCTCGACCCGATGCTTGCAACCGGTGGAAGTGCGTCTGAAGCAATTAAGTACCTTAAACAACGGTCTGCTTCAAAAATTATTTTTGCTTGTATTGTCGCTGCACCTGAAGGAGTTTCAAAACTTCAGCACGATCACCCCGACATAAAAATCTTTGCAGCTGCTTTAGATAGAAAATTAAATAACAAAGGATACATTCTACCCGGATTGGGTGATGCAGGAGATAGGACATTTGGTACACTTTAA